TCGTAACCAGACTTGGATTCGCACCAACTAAGCAAGATTGAATAATAAAAAACCGAGTCGTGAGACTCGGTTTTTTATTATTGTAAGATGGTGTTTAGGCAGATAAATCCTGATAGACGACTTCATCAAAGCCAATCACAAAACCTTGTGGTGTTTGCAGCACTGGGCGCTTGATCAGGCTAGGCTGCGCGATCAGGGTTTCAATCAGGTTCTGCTCATTACTGGTCGCATGTGTTTGCTGATCTGCGCTTAATTTGCGCCAAGTAGTGCCTTTTTTATTCAGTACTTTGTCTGCACCGATCTCTTTCAGCCAAATCGCCAAAGTTTCTGCATCAATACCTTGTTTTTTGTAATCATGAAATTCGTAATTGATACCTTTGGCTTGTAATGCATCAAAGGCTTTCTTCATCGAATTACAATTTTTAATGCCATAAATTTTAAACATGTGAAAAACCATAGAAAACAATAAAAGAGATGGCTCAAAGCCTAACGTAAAAGTAGGGGAGTGTACCAGTTGAAATTTTTGATTAGGTTGATCGGCCCTGATTATGAAATAGAAATGATAATATGCTTTGATTACACATGCTTCAGACAGGTCAAACAAAGAAAACGAAGTTCTAGAAAAGAGAAAACCCGCATATAATCTTCCTGATTATGCGGGTCTCATTTCAACGTCCATTGTCTCATCCATGCAAATAAACTTAATCTAAGTTTATTTTATCTTCCTACGGCTTCCTATCCCTTTTTGGTCATCCTGACCGCTTCCTTGTGCCGTGAAGCTATAATGCCGTTCTAGCTGTGAAATAAAAATATACAAAAGCGACAAGTTCTGTAAGCTAAAGAAGCGACCTAAGTGAACAAGTGTTCACTTATTCGTGTATTTTATAGTCGATAATTACCGGTGCATGGTCGCTAAACCATTGTTCTTTATACACCCACGCATTTGTTGTACGTGCTTTCCAGTCTGGAGAGCAGGCTTGGTAGTCGATACGCCACCCAACATTTTTTGCACGCGCTTGACCGCGATTTGACCACCATGAATACAATTCTGCTTCAGGGCGAACTTCGCGGAAGGTATCCACATAACCCAACTCATCATAGATATGATCGAGCCAAGCACGTTCATGTGGCAATACGCCAGATGATTTCTGGTTACCTGACCAGTTTTTAATATCGATGCGTTTATGCACGATATTGTAGTCCCCGCAGACAATGATTGATTTATTTTCATCTCGCCACTGTTTGAGTATTTTGGCGTATTCTTGTAAAAACACGTCTTTGCGTGCTTGCGCTTCGTCACCGCTTGATCCTGATGGCAAGTATAACGAGGCAATATGAACAGTTTGTGACAGACCTAAATCAAATTCAGCAGTAATAAAACGGCCCTGAGAATCAGCGAGTTCAAAGCCTAAACCATCTTTTACCGATACGAATGGCAGACGACTATAAATCGCCGTACCTGCATAGCCTGCACGTTCAGCAGGGAACAGATGGGTATACCAGCCTTCAGGTTTAAATTTATCGGTCCATTGCTCATGGGTGATGCGGCTTTCCTGCATACATACCACATCGGCACCTGACTGTTCTAACCATTCGAGCAGGCCTTTGGTGACTGATGAGCGCAAGCCATTTACGTTAATTGAAACGACTCGAAGAATTTTTACATCACTTGGATAGCTATCCTTTGGTATCATACGTCTGTTTAACCTCAATTGAAGAATTTGGAGCACTTTATATGACAACGCCTGTGTCATTTCATCCGCAAGCTTTTATCGAACTCGCATTATCACGTGGAGTGCTTAAATTTGGTGAGTTTACCTTAAAATCAGGCCGTGTCAGTCCTTATTTCTTTAACGCAGGTTTGTTAAACGATGGTGAAGCACTGTCGTTGTTAGCGCAAGGCTATGCCGATAAACTGGTGCAGTGTGACAATGTTGGTGTGATCTTTGGCCCAGCGTATAAAGGGATTCCTTTTGTCGCAGCAACAGCGGTGGCGTTGTCTCAAGTGCATGGCAAAAGCGTACCGTGGGGCTTTAACCGTAAAGAAGCTAAAGATCATGGTGAAGGTGGTGTGTTGGTGGGTGCATCGGTTGCAGGTCAAAAAGTTTGGATCATTGATGATGTGATCACTGCGGGAACGGCAATTCGTGAAGTGGTCACCATCTTGAAAAATGCAGGTGCTGAAATTGCTGGGGTATTGGTTGCGCTAGATCGTCAAGAACGTGGTCAAGGTGAGCTTTCTGCGATTCAGGAAGTGCAAAAAGAACTCGAAATTCCAGTTCATGCTCTCATTACCATGAAAGATTTGATGGATTATCTGGATGCGAAAGGCGAAAAAGACGCTTTGGCTAATATGCAGGCTTATCGTGAAAAATACGGCATCTAAGTTTTAGATGTGAACGAAAAGGAAGCTGAGGCTTCCTTTTTTATTATAAGGGCCTAAGTTTAATTTTTTTATAAATTGCTGCTTTTTTCTTAAAATAAAATATAAGACCATTCCAAAAAGCAGCCCTAATATAATTGAATTTATTCCAAAAATTTTTATATCAGATATTGTAATTAGAAAAGTGAGTATTGCTGGTTCTTGTTCGCCTTTTACACTAAAAGCATCTAAGAAACTATTTATAAGTGTTGATAATAACGCTAAACCAGCTAATGTGATCACGAATTCTTTAGGAAATAAAAATAACAATGATGTTATGGTAGCACCTAAAATACCAACCAAGACGTAAAAAAAGCCTGCAATAACAGAAGCGATGTAGCGTTTACTTTTATCTTCATGTACATCAGGGCTTAAGCATAATGCAGCACTTATAGCAGCTAAATTTGTTGAAAATGCCCCAAACGGTGCAAAAATGGTATTGAAAAAACCAGTTATTCCAACGGCTTGATTTGTAGGGCAAGGATAACCAAATGATTTGATTATGGAGACTCCAACTAGATTTTGAGAAACCATTGTGATAATGAAAAGTGGAATAGCGATATTCCAAATAGAATGAAGGTTGAAAATTGGATTAATAAATATAGGCTGTGCTAATTCAAATGATATTGGTATATTGTTTAGACCTCCTTGGTAAAGGGTAAAAAAACGCCTATAGTTAATGTTGTTAATATGCTATATCTTGGAACGAATACTTTGCTTAAAAAGTATGAAATAGTCATTGCTATGATTAAACTGGTATTTTTTGAATACATTTCAATTATTTTTAAACAGAAAGGAAGTAATATTCCAGCTAGCATAGCTGATGTAATTGTAGTAGGGATGTGGCTAATTATTTTTTAAATAATGATGAAAATCCAGCTATTGTAATTAGTAGGCCACTTATTATAAATGCTCCGACAGCTTCATTTAAGGTGACCTGATGGCCATTAATTGCTAAATATGCTGCACCAGGTGTAGACCAAGCGGCAATGAGTGGAATCTTATAATAAAGGGATAGAACTATACTTGATAATCCGAGTGTTAAACCAAGTGCCCAAATCCATGATGCAATTTCTGCTGAATTCGCTCCTAAAGCAGTAGCTGCTTGAAAGACGATAATAATCGAGCTGGTCACACCCACAAGGACTGTAGTGAAACCAGCTGCAAACGCGGAAACTGAAAAATCTTCGATAAAGCTTTTAATATTCATCTAGAACAAATTTTTTTCGTAAGTTACTTCTGCGTTAGAAGTTGTGTAAAAGTTCATTTTTTCCCAAAACTTATTTGCAATAGCATTATTCTTTTCTACAAACAGAAAGTAACGTGCTATACCTCTATTTCGAAGCTCTATCTCAAATTTATTGACTAATACTGTTCCTATACCATATCTTCGATAAGCATTATTGATAGCGACATGATTTATTGTAGCTCGGGTTCCCAAAGTTCCACCGATTAGGATAGCTACTATTTGATTAAACTCATTACTTGCTGTAACAATAATAGTATTAGGCTCTTGTATAATTTTTTAAATTTATCTATAGAACTTTGGGATACAAACGATACTTCTGAATGATGACTAAAAAAATTTACAATATCTTGGGGAGGCATTGTTTTTCCTAAATGATATTTAAAATTATCTTCCTTAGATTTTGGTGGCATAATCGGTCCCCGGTCGAGAAAATGAAACAGCAATAATTTGGCGATATGCATTTTCCTGTGTAGCAGTTGTTGGTGTTACGTAGTGAAGCATTTCTTTATCTAGGAAAAAAGTCGTATCTAATATTTGACTATAAGTGGTTGCTGCTAATTGATTTTTATCCTTGTCAAACAGTTGACTTTCCGCACCATTAACGTTTTCTCTTCCCCA
The DNA window shown above is from Acinetobacter colistiniresistens and carries:
- a CDS encoding exodeoxyribonuclease III, whose amino-acid sequence is MIPKDSYPSDVKILRVVSINVNGLRSSVTKGLLEWLEQSGADVVCMQESRITHEQWTDKFKPEGWYTHLFPAERAGYAGTAIYSRLPFVSVKDGLGFELADSQGRFITAEFDLGLSQTVHIASLYLPSGSSGDEAQARKDVFLQEYAKILKQWRDENKSIIVCGDYNIVHKRIDIKNWSGNQKSSGVLPHERAWLDHIYDELGYVDTFREVRPEAELYSWWSNRGQARAKNVGWRIDYQACSPDWKARTTNAWVYKEQWFSDHAPVIIDYKIHE
- a CDS encoding GNAT family N-acetyltransferase; protein product: MIQEPNTIIVTASNEFNQIVAILIGGTLGTRATINHVAINNAYRRYGIGTVLVNKFEIELRNRGIARYFLFVEKNNAIANKFWEKMNFYTTSNAEVTYEKNLF
- a CDS encoding arsenate reductase, whose translation is MFKIYGIKNCNSMKKAFDALQAKGINYEFHDYKKQGIDAETLAIWLKEIGADKVLNKKGTTWRKLSADQQTHATSNEQNLIETLIAQPSLIKRPVLQTPQGFVIGFDEVVYQDLSA
- the pyrE gene encoding orotate phosphoribosyltransferase, which codes for MTTPVSFHPQAFIELALSRGVLKFGEFTLKSGRVSPYFFNAGLLNDGEALSLLAQGYADKLVQCDNVGVIFGPAYKGIPFVAATAVALSQVHGKSVPWGFNRKEAKDHGEGGVLVGASVAGQKVWIIDDVITAGTAIREVVTILKNAGAEIAGVLVALDRQERGQGELSAIQEVQKELEIPVHALITMKDLMDYLDAKGEKDALANMQAYREKYGI